ataagtaattatatgaAGGCAATTATCCACTAAGGTAAATAAATCTCAAAATATagcaaacataattttttattttatattctttggaCACTTCGGATCATGAGGTAAATCTTATTGTCACCCAAACTTActctttaagattttatttttcctacttgaagttattaaatataatatcttattgCCAAATCAAAACTGCAAAGTAGCCGTGTTTTTTTTGAcactttgaaatataaagagttttttgtacaaacacacaaaattacaatgaaaaattaaattaggtaCCTGGCTAAACAGTATCCAACCGTGTTTTAATTAGTAAGGATTATGAAtctggaatatttttataaaccaaataccccttatatttatatcctaTGTTATTCTACTAGTACTGTGAATATCTTATATTTGCAGATTTGCTACGCTATTTTCTCCAGGCGAAGCTTTGTCAGACAACGCTATGATTTCAGTTTACCCTTTCGGAGACGAAATGTATGCTTTCACAGAAGGACCAGTCATTCATAGGTGGCTCAttgttatatagttatatttaacatcttCGGTTATTTGGattttgtacaaatttatatttttataaaaagagaaGTAAGATGTCTAGTATAGCTGtagtttactttttattctattcaaaCTATTTCTTTGACcctaaaatatacaataatgaaatgaattgGTTACTCTCTCTTTTTTTTGAGGGCAGACTGATATGTTATGTGGTTTCTTTGAAATTCTAGAATAAATCCGGTGACGTTGGACACTATGGAGCGAAAGAATCTTATGGATAGTGTCGCTCTTGTGAACCACACCTCCCACCCTCATGTTATGTCTAATGGTACGTATTACCATATCGAATGTGTGAAAAACcaacattttgtaaaaattgctCAtcagtataattatattcatacagAATacttgtacatacatatttttatttttattttcgtacCGATTGAAATCTTTTTGGAACTATGGATCAAGGAATCTAGCAATATGGACAAATCTAACAACAAAGAAATCTAAAGCAGCTTTCATGAAGTGTGTAGGTTACACGAAATGACAAGGCTATTAACATTTCAAGTGAcagtcaattttttttttaatttagtcaaAGCGCTTACAATGATTGCGTACTGTGATTGTGCTTCATAATAtatgacaatttttaaaaataaactctttaAGGTGACGTGTACAATGTCGGCATGTCTCTTGTTAAAGGCCGACTTCGACACGTCGTTGTTAAGTTTCCATTTATGGAAAAAGgtgagtttaaaaatataaaaaaaatttttatcataagtaatttattttaaactggataaataaatcaaagtttCCTTTATTGTTTTcgctataaagaaatatataaagtggTTATAATTCCACAGGAGATATGTTTCAAAACGCAACCATAGTAGGCAGTATGAAACCTCGCTGGACATTACACCCGGCGTACATGCACACATTTGGTAAATATGTTGTTCatcttaataatgtttctatgttccttgttatttttaatacattttcttacTGTTACAGATGCAACCAAAAGTTTGCATTTCTAAACGCTTTTAACTTAAGCCTAGCGCGGCTTATTATagttttcttttgtaaaaattggcataaaatattgatcttacatattttgcaaaactgttctataattaattgtattttggtATCTTCTcagatgatattaaatatagttatctAACTAGGACACTAACTCCGCTTAAAACATTGCTCTCTCTTGCTAGTCGGATAAAGAAAAACATCAATAATAGATACATAATTCTTTGTCATACTTAATATGCGATACAGTTTTTGAGAAAcctttcaatgtttttttattaattttgagacGGAATTTTTGTAAGATTTTCACATTACTCACTTTCAATTTTGATGACAAAAAACTATATGTTTaaactcacaaaatatattgagtataaagtctaaatattaaaattattctttaatgaatttaatttttttttctgtacaatctttattttgttcataCAACAGGGATAACGGCCAATTACTTCGTCATAATTGAACAGCCCCTGTCCGTGTCAATATGTAGGCTGGTACACAATCAGCTCAGGAACCGGCCTCTAGCCTCCAGCCTGAAGTGGTACCCGGAACATAAGGTTAAGAATAACAGTTTACAAGGTTTTTAACAAGGTTTTAGAGAACATAAGTCAAATACTCTGTTTTTAACTGTTGaactaatgaaattattatttgaagtttttaaatagatattattcCCGCGATCCATGCCGTTGTgccgtttttatttcaaagatttaaagtatacataaaaactataatatctgttaataaatatagatgtttaaattttagacGAATATCGTACTAATAAATCGTGAAACTGGTAAAGAGGTGAAGAGGTATGAGACGGAGACACTATTTTTCCTCCACATCATTAACTGTTACGAGATTGCTAACAAACTGATAGTAGATCTGTGCTCGTACAAGGACGCCAAAATATTGGACGCCATGTACATCCAAGCTATTGAGGTAAGTTTGTACAAATACCGTCATGCGCAAAGCtattgttattgttgttattacataacaaaaataaagtttaaaaccaAGCCGGCTATTAAAAATCTAGACTCAGACTTCAGACTGAAAGACTGAGGACGAGCGGTTGATTATAAGAACCGTTGTTGACTGATCCGCGtgatttattagaattttaattaaaaaatataacattgatcctttttaacattataatttataatctaaatatcaaataacaataatgtttttagaCAATGCAAACTAACGCAAATTACGCGGATTGGTTTCGAGGGAGACCTAAGAGAATTGAAATAGACCTGAATGCGCCCATTCTGACGCACTTCAAGCCGAGCTTGTTGGCCGATTTGGGCTGCGAGACACCCAGGATTCATTACGATGTTTATAATGGTTAGtattacatgtatatttattactagttTTCATCGTGACACTACATAacaagcgtttcccgtttttcTTTCAATGAACTACACTAGTAATGTATTCTGTGAAAAATTCTGAATGACAAACTTAACGGTTCACATGTAGTGGCTATTCAAACTAGCCGTAAGAGTACTGAAGaaaagtgttttttaaataagaatgcATAATGCCGCtatatttcaaatcataaCATGTTTTTAGAtgtgttttatagaaaattgctcttataataaaaaacctaaAGCTATCATGATATCTACATATACTGACGGGTTTTGTTATTGCGACTtggaaaatttacataaagcaAGCAACGACGAAAAAACAAACTcgcatttaaatgaaacagttAGTAATGAAGGAACTTTATTGTTacgttaaaatttatgaaattaatatctaagatatattattcatctcatctgcccgtgatcacggtcgctgcgaagtaaccgaaattTCGGAAGTGTCTGcttcaaaataataagaaacgcgtacatattacttttatataaatgaatatgtagtttttcatTGTGTAGTATGGCTTGTTGTATTTCTGGGTTATTCTTTCAGGTAGACCTTACAGATACTTTTACGCTATCAGCTCTGACGTCGACGCTGAGAATCCTGGATTGGTGAGTTTAGTAACAGCTGTTGTCATagacgtatattttataatttctctaACGTCTGTGATGTTCATCTGTCCTGGGTTTAAGTTCAACAGATAACTCATAATTGACCTTCATATACTTATTCGACGAtagtgtaaattatataaaaaaaataatattataattttgaataatatatatatgtatatattaaattgtgtataaagttaactgtaattattaataaatacaaaagacttaaaaataaatttcaaataaacggTATTTGAATCAAGAAAAAGCATcgcattgtttttatttagtataaatcattatttttaaatgttaatatattcttattaagttgaaagataattacaattacataaagtattattaaagttttaatggaCTTTAAGTTgtcttacattatttattgctttctttttattgcagatttttttaattgagaattattttttagataataaaagtCGACACAGTCACCGGTCAAACTCAGACCTGGTTTGATAATAACTGTTATCCGAGCGAGCCCGTCTTCGTGCCTCGTTGCGACGGAAAggtaaatcaaaaatattaatacacacCGAATAAACTGTGAGTCCTGATCGAAGTTgagcaattaattaatattataaatatataatttgctgtttgacatatatgtatataaaaccgTTAATTCTACACCGGATTACAAAATTTCTTCAAAACTAAAGACAAAACGTTTTAAATGCAACTACTGAATGTTTAAGCTGAAAtctttactttactttttcaacggaaaatttctaaaataccTATTGAGTTAAACTTCCATATAAATCCTGAACCTTCAATCTCCAGTCCGAGGACGACGGTGTTCTTCTAACCGCTCTGGTGAAGGCTGACGACTCTCACTCAGTCTCCCTGGTATGTCTGTGCGCCGTCACCTTAAAGGAGCTCGCTCGGTGCACCTTCACGACACCGTCTCCAACTCCTAAGTGCCTTCATGGGTGGTTTCTACCCgacgtataattttattcataacttcagaaatctattaaattgttattgtaaaaatgcatgccatattttatgattacatctcatttgttttatgataatttttaaaccccTCGTTAGTTTTATTGtgatttatgtataatgttttatataatgttaagttAAACGGTTTTCTATTTGTTTGTTGTGAATGTTTTTACTACAAATATGATGAATTGATTAcctagtaaataataaaacaaagattaagttgaaaatatacatatgtatagtgGTATAAGCGAAGTAGTTTATACATGTACCAAAGTTATCTCATAGAATGActtgttattgtaatttttattatataaaaagtaaaaattttatttatattctgaatttaaatatgttggtCGACAGGAGGTTAGATACATTTGGatgatttttatgtttgaaaacAGAAGACGTCTTCAATGAGGTTCAATAGCGCTGTGACGCGGATTGAGTATTGAGTGACCCATGTTATCTGTAGAATGGCTTATGTTTTGATTCATTACATCATTCGATTAACCTGTgtgataaagtaaataaacgaCAAACATACCCTTTGATTACTATGgcaaaaagattaattttaagtcataATGTTATATAGTAAATGGTTTGGTTTGCAACCTTCCAAGCATATACACATCTTGTAAAGTGTCATCGCAATCTGTAACAATATCCTTACACATtttacacaaacaaacataccaATAGCATTTTATCTGTATACATTATTGCGCTATACATTCAATTAAACGTAATAATAAatcgatattaaataaaaagaaataaataaatataaaagccaAACACTCGAGATTGTTTGCATTTGGACAATGACATAATACTTTTGAAAGGAGTCCGATGCGGGAGAGTTGTACCTACTACGTATATTtactcattttattaaaaacgagAGCAAACAAAATACTTCCCTAAACGAGGCAGACGTAGAGTTACTGTTAAATGAGGAATGAGACGATAGTTGTTTTGTTTCcgaagttattattaaacaaaagctTGGTGCTAAAACGTTACTTCATCCTGGACACCGACAGCAAGCGAGACACATGTGCCGTGATTCACGagtactttaaaaacaattgaatacgttattttaatattgttttgcgAAGATATTTTCGTGACGGACGTTGCGTACGGTgagtaatatttctttttatttatttatttatttatttatggaaatgtcttttaaatttgTCAGTGTCGTTACGTGTGAGACGAGAACAAAgattatttgtgtatttttcctttatttcttcttattatttcatctTATTCATATTTAGGTCTTTGTTTACacgaaaaagaatattaaaaacgatGTGCGT
The genomic region above belongs to Danaus plexippus chromosome 4, MEX_DaPlex, whole genome shotgun sequence and contains:
- the LOC116768369 gene encoding carotenoid isomerooxygenase-like, which codes for MEQCKEKLYPNCDNQVWLRSCEVEVNEPITGEITGEFPRWVRGSLLRNGPGSLKVGSMRFKHLFDSSALLHRFNIQDGQVTYQCRFLRCNTYNRNMAAGRIVVTDFGTQSVPDPCHSIFDRFATLFSPGEALSDNAMISVYPFGDEMYAFTEGPVIHRINPVTLDTMERKNLMDSVALVNHTSHPHVMSNGDVYNVGMSLVKGRLRHVVVKFPFMEKGDMFQNATIVGSMKPRWTLHPAYMHTFGITANYFVIIEQPLSVSICRLVHNQLRNRPLASSLKWYPEHKTNIVLINRETGKEVKRYETETLFFLHIINCYEIANKLIVDLCSYKDAKILDAMYIQAIETMQTNANYADWFRGRPKRIEIDLNAPILTHFKPSLLADLGCETPRIHYDVYNGRPYRYFYAISSDVDAENPGLIIKVDTVTGQTQTWFDNNCYPSEPVFVPRCDGKSEDDGVLLTALVKADDSHSVSLVCLCAVTLKELARCTFTTPSPTPKCLHGWFLPDV